The Leclercia adecarboxylata region GATCCTGCTGGCGGTACTGATTGGTCATCTGCTGTGGTTTGCGGGCATTCATGGAGCGGCAATTGTCTCTGGTATGCTGCAGATGTTCTGGCTCACCAACCTTGGGATGAACCAGACGGCGCTGGCACAAAGCGCGCCGCTGCCGCACATCTTTATGGAAGCGTTCTGGACTTTCTTTATCGTGATTGGTGGTTCCGGGGCAACGATGGGCCTGGTGTTCTGCTACCTGCGTAGCCGCTCTGCGCATCTGCGGTCTATTGGACGTCTGAGCGTGGTGCCGAGCATTTTCAACATCAACGAACCGGTGATCTTCGGTACGCCAATCGTCATGAACCCGGTGTTCTTTATTCCGTTCCTGCTGGCGCCCATGGTGAACGCGGTGCTGGCGTGGGCGGCGATGAAGCTGGATCTGATTGGTCGCGTGATTTCAGTTGTTCCCTGGACCGCACCTGCGCCTGTAGGGGCTGCATGGGCGCTGGGCTGGGACTTCCGCGCGGCGATCCTCGTGCTGCTGCTCGCGGGGGTTTCTGCCATCATCTACTACCCGTTCTTTAAGGTGTACGAGAAACAGCTGCTGGCGCAGGAGGCCGAAGAGGCCCAGCGCACAGAAGAGGAAAGCCAGCAGGTGGCATAGGTAAAAGCAAAACGGCAACCCGAGGGTTGCCGTTTTTAATGTTTGCTCCCTCTCCCCGTGGGAGAGGGCATCCGCACAACGCTATTTAAGGGTACAGTCGCCGCACTGCTGAACATCCGGCAGGCGATTGCGCTGGCAACAGGTACGACGTACCAGCAGCCCATCACGGGGTATGACCGTGCGGTAAAGCGGGTTATCACGTCCATCGGACAACTGTCGGGCAAAGAAAATCGCCTGACGCAGCGCGTCCACTTTCTCATCCCCCAGCAGGGTTTTCATTTCGGTCAGATACCAGTGGATTAAGTAGCCGGTATTGCTCCAGATAAGTTTGCCGTTGATCTCACCCGTCGCTTCCAGCGCATCAACCACCGGGATCAGCGCGCGGGCAATCAGCACTTCCATCCGCTGCTGGGGCGAAAGCGATGTCGTCTGGCTGTCTTCCTGGACGTCGATCCAGAAGCAGGCTGCGCGCCCGGTCTCATGGAACTCCACGTGGAAGTGCTCAGGGGAGAGATCCAGCGCCACGTCCTGGGTAAGCAGGGCCAGCATCATTGGCGGCACCAGCAGTCCGATATACCACTGCGCCCACAGCGACAGCAGCGGCTTGTTCTCGCGCGCCAGGGTGGGCTGGTTACGGTAAATATGATCGGAGTAGGTCGCCAGCAATGACTGAAGCTCGGCAGGGCGTTGCCACTGGGCCAGCGTCAGGGCATGGTGGGGATGGGGTTCGTCCAGCTTGATCACGTCCAGCAGGTAGGCTCGCGTCCCGGCAATGGTCTCACGCACCGCGTCCGCAAGCCCTGAAGGCCCGGTCGGGAGGGGAGTTTGCCAGATGATATTCTCAACGGCTTGTGCAGAACGTATGGCCATAAGTTAGCTGGATAAAAATCTAAATGATAATGATTGCCAATCCTAACTATTGATAAAACCTTGCGCAAGGGTTTTTACACATTCTGGCTTAACGCTGACAAATGATAAAATCTATCATATGATATTGGTTATCATTATCGATTTGAGAGACAGATCATGTTGAGCAGAGCGTTAGGAAGTGGATGGGGAGTAATACTGCCGGGGATGATGATTGCCGGACTGGCGTGTATCGATCTGTCGTTAGCGGTCTGGAAAGGGATTATCGCGTCAGGATTGCTGATTTCATCCGCCATGATCTGGCATAAACAACTGCGGCATTTCGTGCTGCTGCCATCGTGTGTCGCGCTGATTGCGGGAATATGGGTTATGGCAATGAATCTGAACTAAGGAAGTAAGAGAGAACATCTAAGGAGAGATAAGATAATTGGTGCGAGGGGGGGGACTCGAACCCCCACATCCTAAGGACACTAACACCTGAAGCTAGCGCGTCTACCAATTCCGCCACCTTCGCACAGTCATCTTATTTTGTTGATATCGCCTCGTTGGTGCGAGGGGGGGGACTCGAACCCCCACATCCTAAGGACACTAACACCTGAAGCTAGCGCGTCTACCAATTCCGCCACCTTCGCCCAGTGCGAGCAATATCAATCATGGTTATTGGTGCGAGGGGGGGGACTCGAACCCCCACATCCTAAGGACACTAACACCTGAAGCTAGCGCGTCTACCAATTCCGCCACCTTCGCATACCATCGATACAAAAAAAGTATCGTAACCACGGAGGCGCATTCTAGATGTTTTCAGCTGTTCGTCAACAGATAATTGTGCTGGATGTTTTATTTGTTGCAAAAATGGCCTGATCGGGTGGATCAGGCCTGAGGGGGTTACTTCTTCGCCTGGCGGGTCATGATCGCGCGGTAGATCTTAAAGCGGCCGGTTTGTGCCAGCACTTCGTGGAAACCGAAGACTTCGTCCAGCACTTTCGGGTACGGCAGGAAGGCGTTTGCCACGATCCGCAGCTCGCCGCCGCTGTTCAGATGGCGCACCGCGGTGCGAATCAGGGTCTGTGCCGCTTCGAGAGTGGTCTCTACTCCGTCATGGAATGGCGGGTTGGAGATGATCATATCGAAGCGACCGGTCACGTCGGATAAGACGTTGGAGGCAAACACTTCACCTTCGATGCCGTTGGCCGCAAGGGTGGCGCGGCTGGCTTCGATGGCTGATGCGCCGACATCCGTCAGGGTTAAACGCACCTTTGGTGAATGGCTGGCCAGCACTGCGGAGAGCACGCCTGCGCCACAGCCGACGTCCAGCACCTTGCCTTTAGTGTGCGGTGTGAAGGTGGAGAGCAGCAGCTGGCTGCCCACGTCCAGGCCGTCACGGCTAAAGACGCCCGGCAGCGTTTTGATGGTCAGGCCATCGATCTGGTACTCGCCCCAGTATTTTTCCGCATCAAAGGTCGGTTTTTTGTCCAGACGGCCATGATAGAAACCACAGCGACGCGCGCTGTCCACTTTGTTCAGGGTGACGTACTCCGCAAGCATCTGCTCGGCGCTGCGCACGCCGCTGCGGTTTTCACCGACAACGAAGATATCGCAACCCACCGGCAGCAGAGAGAGCAGGTTCATCAGCTGGAACTGGGCTTCGGGTTTGTTCTTCGGCCAGTAGTAGATCAGCGTGTCGCAGTCAGCCACGTCGGCCTGTTCAGCCACCAGGCTGAAACGGGCGCGCTCGCCCATCTGACGGCTCAGTACCTGCCAGTGGTGATACTGCTGGGTGTGCGCACGGCTGTCGGCACACTCGAAACGGGCAGGCAGGTCATCCTGCATATCTCCGGCAAACAGAATACGGCTTTGTTCGAAATCATCACTGTGGCGCAGCAAGACTTCACTTGCCGGGGTAAATGCAGACATGAATTGTTCCTCAATAAACTCAGGCGGGGATTATAGTAGGTAGATGGCGCAGATTCGACACATTTGGTATATTTGCGCGCCTGACAAACAGGAGTTTTTGCAATGGCAACCCGACGAGACAGGCAATTACAGCAACTGGGCATCACCCAGTGGGCGCTGCGCCGCCCGGCGGCATTGCAGGGTGAAATCGCCATCTCGATTCCGGCGCATATTCGTCTGGTGATGGTGGCGAAGAGCCTGCCCGCGTTGAGCGAGCCGGTGGTTGCTGACGTGCTGCGCGCGCTGAAGCTGGGTGCCGACCAGGTGCTGCAGCTGACGCCCGATCGCGTCGCCATGCTGCCCGAGGGCAGCCGCTGCAACAGCTGGCAACTTGGCGTAAGAGAAGAGATTGCTCTGGAGGGCGCGAGTATGGCGACGCCAGCCCTGGACGAACTTAACGTAAACCCGGCGGCACGTCGCGCGCTGTGGCAACAAATCTGCGAACATGAACACAATTTCTTCCCTCACGACGACTGATTTAGCGCAGGCTTTTGACATCGAAAAACGCGCCCACGCTTTTCCGTGGAGTGAAAAAACCTTTGCCAGCAACCAGGGTGAGCGTTACCTGAACTATCGGCTGGATGTTGATAATCAGCTGGCGGCATTTGCCATCACGCAGGTCGTTCTGGATGAAGCGACGCTGTTTAACATCGCTGTAGATCCTGCTTTCCAGCGCCGTGGGCTGGGCAGAGAACTGCTGGAACACTTAATTCGCGAGCTGGAAGCACGAGACGTATTCACCCTGTGGCTGGAAGTACGGGCCTCGAACGTCGCCGCCATCGCACTCTATGAAAGCCTGGGCTTTAACGAGGCGACGATCCGCCGTAACTATTACCCCACCGCAGAAGGACGTGAAGACGCCATCATCATGGCTCTGCCGCTTGGATAACTAAAAGGTTGTAACAATGAACTGGGACTGGATTTTCTTTGATGCTGACGAAACGCTGTTTACCTTCGACGCGTACGGCGGCTTACAGCGGATGTTTCTCGACTACAGCGTGACCTTCACCGCGGAAGACTTCCAGGATTACCAGACGGTGAATAAACCGTTGTGGGTGGACTACCAGAACGGCGCCATCACCGCGTTACAGCTTCAGCACCAGCGTTTTCAGGGGTGGTCGGATCGCCTTAACGTTCCGCCTGGGGATCTGAACAAGGCCTTCCTGAATGCGATGGCCGAGATCTGCGCCCCGCTGCCGGGCGCCGCGTCGCTGCTTGCCTCCCTGAAGGGCAAGGCGAAGCTCGGGATCATCACCAACGGGTTTACGGCGCTTCAGCAGATCCGTCTTGAGCGGACCGGTTTTCGTGACTACTTTGATTTATTAGTGATTTCAGAACAGGTGGGTGTGGCAAAACCGGCCCCGCAAATCTTTGATTATGCGCTGGCTCAGGCCGGCAATCCTGACCGGTCAAACGTGCTGATGGTGGGCGACACAGCGGAGTCCGATATCCTTGGCGGGATGAACGCCGGGCTGTCGACCGTCTGGCTAAATGCGCACAACCGCACCCTGCCGGAGGGAATCAAACCGACCTGGACCGTGACCTCCCTGAGCGAACTGGAGCAACTCCTGTGTAAACATTGATTGCCTGCCCCCCATTGATGGGTAAAATAGCCGCATTTTCGTATTCATGATGCGCGGCCTGCTGCCGCGCTTTTTAAAGAAGATTCAATTATGACGTTGTCTCCTTATCTGCAAGAGGTGGCGAAACGCCGTACTTTTGCCATTATCTCTCACCCGGATGCCGGTAAAACGACCATTACCGAGAAGGTGTTGCTGTTCGGACAGGCGATCCAGACCGCCGGTACGGTAAAAGGCCGTGGCTCTGCCCAGCATGCAAAATCTGACTGGATGGAGATGGAAAAGCAGCGTGGTATCTCGATTACCACCTCCGTAATGCAGTTCCCGTATCACGACTGCCTGGTGAACCTGCTGGACACCCCGGGTCACGAAGACTTCTCCGAAGATACCTACCGTACCCTGACGGCGGTGGACTGCTGCCTGATGGTTATCGATGCCGCAAAAGGCGTTGAGGATCGTACCCGTAAGCTGATGGAAGTCACCCGTCTGCGCGATACGCCGATCCTGACCTTCATGAACAAACTCGACCGCGACATTCGCGATCCGATGGAAGTGATGGATGAAGTGGAGCGCGAGCTGAAGATCGCCTGCGCACCCATCACCTGGCCGATTGGCTGCGGCAAGCTGTTTAAGGGGGTTTATCACCTCTATAAAGACGAAACCTATCTGTACCAGACCGGTAAAGGTCACACCATCCAGGAAGTGCGTGTCGTGAAAGGGCTGGATAACCCGGATCTGGACGCGGCTGTGGGTGAAGAGCTGGCGGGCCAGTTGCGTGATGAGCTGGAGCTGGTGAAAGGCGCTTCCCACGAGTTTGACCAGGAGCTGTTCCTGAGCGGTGAAATCACCCCGGTCTTCTTTGGTACCGCGCTGGGTAACTTTGGCGTAGACCATATGCTTGACGGCCTGGTGGAGTGGGCGCCGCAGCCGATGCCGCGTAACACCGACACCCGTGAAGTGGTTGCCAGCGAAGAGAAGTTCACCGGCTTCGTCTTTAAGATCCAGGCCAACATGGACCCGAAACACCG contains the following coding sequences:
- the fhuF gene encoding siderophore-iron reductase FhuF, producing the protein MAIRSAQAVENIIWQTPLPTGPSGLADAVRETIAGTRAYLLDVIKLDEPHPHHALTLAQWQRPAELQSLLATYSDHIYRNQPTLARENKPLLSLWAQWYIGLLVPPMMLALLTQDVALDLSPEHFHVEFHETGRAACFWIDVQEDSQTTSLSPQQRMEVLIARALIPVVDALEATGEINGKLIWSNTGYLIHWYLTEMKTLLGDEKVDALRQAIFFARQLSDGRDNPLYRTVIPRDGLLVRRTCCQRNRLPDVQQCGDCTLK
- a CDS encoding DUF1435 domain-containing protein translates to MLSRALGSGWGVILPGMMIAGLACIDLSLAVWKGIIASGLLISSAMIWHKQLRHFVLLPSCVALIAGIWVMAMNLN
- the rsmC gene encoding 16S rRNA (guanine(1207)-N(2))-methyltransferase RsmC, which codes for MSAFTPASEVLLRHSDDFEQSRILFAGDMQDDLPARFECADSRAHTQQYHHWQVLSRQMGERARFSLVAEQADVADCDTLIYYWPKNKPEAQFQLMNLLSLLPVGCDIFVVGENRSGVRSAEQMLAEYVTLNKVDSARRCGFYHGRLDKKPTFDAEKYWGEYQIDGLTIKTLPGVFSRDGLDVGSQLLLSTFTPHTKGKVLDVGCGAGVLSAVLASHSPKVRLTLTDVGASAIEASRATLAANGIEGEVFASNVLSDVTGRFDMIISNPPFHDGVETTLEAAQTLIRTAVRHLNSGGELRIVANAFLPYPKVLDEVFGFHEVLAQTGRFKIYRAIMTRQAKK
- a CDS encoding DNA polymerase III subunit psi yields the protein MATRRDRQLQQLGITQWALRRPAALQGEIAISIPAHIRLVMVAKSLPALSEPVVADVLRALKLGADQVLQLTPDRVAMLPEGSRCNSWQLGVREEIALEGASMATPALDELNVNPAARRALWQQICEHEHNFFPHDD
- the rimI gene encoding ribosomal protein S18-alanine N-acetyltransferase — protein: MNTISSLTTTDLAQAFDIEKRAHAFPWSEKTFASNQGERYLNYRLDVDNQLAAFAITQVVLDEATLFNIAVDPAFQRRGLGRELLEHLIRELEARDVFTLWLEVRASNVAAIALYESLGFNEATIRRNYYPTAEGREDAIIMALPLG
- the yjjG gene encoding pyrimidine 5'-nucleotidase — translated: MNWDWIFFDADETLFTFDAYGGLQRMFLDYSVTFTAEDFQDYQTVNKPLWVDYQNGAITALQLQHQRFQGWSDRLNVPPGDLNKAFLNAMAEICAPLPGAASLLASLKGKAKLGIITNGFTALQQIRLERTGFRDYFDLLVISEQVGVAKPAPQIFDYALAQAGNPDRSNVLMVGDTAESDILGGMNAGLSTVWLNAHNRTLPEGIKPTWTVTSLSELEQLLCKH
- the prfC gene encoding peptide chain release factor 3, with translation MTLSPYLQEVAKRRTFAIISHPDAGKTTITEKVLLFGQAIQTAGTVKGRGSAQHAKSDWMEMEKQRGISITTSVMQFPYHDCLVNLLDTPGHEDFSEDTYRTLTAVDCCLMVIDAAKGVEDRTRKLMEVTRLRDTPILTFMNKLDRDIRDPMEVMDEVERELKIACAPITWPIGCGKLFKGVYHLYKDETYLYQTGKGHTIQEVRVVKGLDNPDLDAAVGEELAGQLRDELELVKGASHEFDQELFLSGEITPVFFGTALGNFGVDHMLDGLVEWAPQPMPRNTDTREVVASEEKFTGFVFKIQANMDPKHRDRVAFMRVVSGKYEKGMKLRQVRTGKDVVISDALTFMAGDRSHVEEAYPGDIIGLHNHGTIQIGDTFTQGEMMKFTGIPNFAPELFRRIRLKDPLKQKQLLKGLVQLSEEGAVQVFRPIANNDLIVGAVGVLQFDVVVARLKSEYNVEAIYESVNVATARWVECSDVKKFEEFKRKNEVQLALDGGDNLTYIAPTMVNLNLAHDRYPDIQFRKTREH